The proteins below come from a single Miscanthus floridulus cultivar M001 chromosome 1, ASM1932011v1, whole genome shotgun sequence genomic window:
- the LOC136547491 gene encoding ABC transporter B family member 20-like isoform X4, giving the protein MSFFDTYGNNGDIVSQVLSDVLLIQSAISEKVRPKCEVGNYIHNMATFVGGLIVGLLNCWQIALLTLATGPLIVAAGGISNIFLHRLAENIQDAYAEAASIAEQAISYVRTLYAFTNETLAKYSYATSLQATLRYGILISLVQGIGLGFTYGLAICSCALQLWVGRHLIHRKKADGGEVVVALFSVILSGLGLNQAATNFYSFEQGRIAAYRLYEMISRSTSSTNQEGTTLPQVQGNIEFRNVYFSYLSRPEIPILSGFFLTVPARKTVALVGRNGSGKSSIIPLMERFYDPTLGEVLLDGENIKNLKVEWLRSQIGLVTQEPALLSLSIRENIAYGRSATFDQIEEAAKTAHAHGFISSLEKGYETQVGRAGIALTDEQKIKISIARAVLSNPSILLLDEVTGGLDFEAEKAVQEALDVLMLGRSTIIIARRLCLIKNADYIAVMEEGHLVEMGTHDELLNLDGLYAELLRCEEATKLPKRMPTKNSRERKSLQIEDTSVSQYFQESSSPKMAKSPSLQRTHGMLQFWRSDTNRNSHDSPKDRSPPSEQTMDNGIPMVAIETERTPSIKRQDSFEMKLPDLPKVDVHPIQRQSSKNSEPDSPISPLLTSDPKNERSHSQTFSRPQSERDDTSSEQSELDEVQHQKPPSFWRLATLSIAEWPYALLGTIGAAIFGSFNPLLAYTIALIVSAYYQIEIRDMRHEVNRWCLFIVGMGVITVLVNWLQHFYFGIMGEKMTERIRRMMFSAMLRNEVGWFDKEENNADTLSMRLANDATFVRAAFSNRLSIFIQDTAAVSVALLIGMLLGWRVALVALATLPVLVISAIAQKLWLAGFSRGIQEMHRKASLVLEDAVRNIYTVVAFCAGDKIMELYRLHLGKILKQSLVQGLAIGFGFGLSQFLLFACNALLLWYTAISVDQQRLTIATGLKEYILFSFASFALVEPFGLAPYILKRRKSLTSVFEIIDREPKIDPDDTTGLKPPNVYGSIEFKNVDFSYPARPDILVLSNFNLKVSVGQTVAVVGVSGSGKSTVISLIERFYDPVSGQVLLDGRDLKSFNLRWLRSHMGLIQQDPVIFSTTIRENIIYARHNATEAEMKEAARIANAHHFISSLPHGYDTHVGMRGVDLTPGQKQRIAIARVVLKNAPILLLDEASSAIESESSRVVQEALDTLVMGNKTTILIAHRAAMMKHVDNIVVLNGGRIVEQGTHDSLMDQNGLYVRLMQPHFGKGLRQHRLM; this is encoded by the exons ATGAGTTTTTTTGATACATATGGTAACAATGGAGATATTGTTAGTCAAGTGCTCAGTGATGTATTGCTCATTCAGTCAGCTATAAGCGAGAAAGTAAGACCAAAGTGTGAA GTTGGGAACTACATACATAATATGGCTACATTTGTTGGTGGTCTCATTGTTGGCCTTCTGAATTGTTGGCAAATAGCACTTCTAACTCTTGCCACTGGACCCTTGATTGTTGCAGCAGGAGGAATATCTAACATATTCCTTCATAGGCTGGCTGAAAACATTCAAGATGCATATGCCGAAGCGGCTAGCATTGCTGAACAG GCCATCTCATACGTCAGGACACTGTATGCTTTTACAAATGAAACTCTTGCAAAGTACTCCTATGCTACCTCACTTCAAGCCACACTTAGATATGGAATTCTGATTAGCCTTGTCCAAGGGATTGGTCTTGGATTTACATATGGACTCGCCATTTGCTCTTGTGCTTTGCAACTTTGGGTTGGAAGACATCTGATCCATCGCAAAAAAGCTGATGGTGGTGAAGTTGTGGTAGCTTTATTCTCTGTAATTCTGAGCGGCCT TGGTTTGAATCAAGCAGCTACAAACTTCTATTCATTTGAGCAAGGGCGCATTGCTGCTTATAGACTATATGAGATGATTAGTCGTTCAACTTCCAGCACCAATCAAGAAGGGACAACCTTACCCCAGGTGCAGGGGAATATTGAATTTCGAAATGTGTACTTTAGCTACCTGTCTCGTCCTGAAATCCCAATATTAAGTGGTTTCTTCCTCACTGTACCGGCGAGAAAAACTGTGGCACTTGTTGGTAGAAATGGCTCGGGGAAAAGCAGTATAATTCCTCTGATGGAGAGATTCTATGACCCAACATTAG GTGAAGTTCTTTTGGATGGGGAAAACATAAAAAATTTGAAAGTAGAATGGTTAAGAAGCCAAATTGGTCTGGTCACACAAGAACCAGCCTTATTGAGTTTGAGCATTCGGGAAAATATTGCTTATGGAAGATCTGCTACCTTTGATCAGATAGAAGAGGCAGCAAAAACAGCCCATGCCCATGGGTTCATCAGTTCACTTGAAAAGGGGTATGAAACCCAG GTTGGTCGAGCTGGTATAGCACTCACTGATGAACAGAAGATCAAAATTTCTATTGCTCGTGCTGTGCTTTCGAATCCATCCATTCTGTTGCTTGATGAGGTCACGGGAGGACTTGATTTTGAAGCTGAAAAGGCTGTACAAGAAGCATTAGATGTTCTCATGTTGGGAAGGTCAACCATTATAATTGCTAGACGTCTTTGCCTCATTAAAAATGCTGATTATATAGCTGTAATGGAGGAGGGTCATCTTGTTGAAATGGGGACACATGATGAACTTCTAAACTTGGATGGGCTGTACGCTGAGCTTTTAAGGTGTGAGGAAGCAACAAAACTTCCCAAAAG GATGCCTACCAAGAACAGCAGGGAGCGTAAGTCGCTCCAAATTGAGGACACATCAGTGAGCCAATACTTTCAAGAATCGTCCTCTCCTAAGATGGCAAAATCACCTTCACTACAAAGGACACATGGCATGCTTCAATTTTGGCGATCAGATACAAACAGAAACTCTCATGATTCACCAAAGGATCGAAGTCCACCTTCAGAACAAACTATGGACAACGGGATACCTATGGTTGCAATTGAAACTGAAAGAACACCGTCCATTAAGAGACAGGAtagttttgaaatgaaattaCCTGATCTTCCTAAAGTTGATGTCCATCCTATACAGCGGCAGTCATCTAAGAATTCAGAACCTGACTCACCCATATCTCCTCTTTTGACTTCTGATCCTAAGAATGAGCGTTCACATTCACAAACTTTTAGCAGACCACAGAGTGAACGAGATGATACGAGTTCTGAACAGAGTGAACTGGATGAGGTTCAGCACCAGAAACCTCCATCTTTTTGGCGtcttgcaacacttagtattgCTGAATGGCCTTATGCTCTTTTAGGTACAATTGGTGCTGCTATATTTGGCTCATTTAATCCACTGCTTGCTTACACAATAGCACTTATAGTGTCAGCATACTATCAAATAGAAATCCGTGATATGCGCCACGAAGTGAACAGATGGTGTTTATTCATAGTAGGCATGGGTGTTATTACAGTGCTGGTCAACTGGTTGCAACATTTCTATTTTGGAATAATGGGGGAGAAGATGACTGAGCGCATAAGAAGGATGATGTTCTCAG CAATGCTACGCAATGAAGTTGGATGGTTTGACAAAGAGGAGAACAATGCTGATACACTGTCCATGCGCCTCGCAAATGATGCTACATTTGTCCGTGCTGCCTTCAGTAACCGGCTTTCCATATTTATACAAGACACTGCTGCAGTATCTGTGGCCCTCCTTATTGGAATGTTGTTGGGATGGCGGGTGGCACTTGTTGCACTTGCAACTTTGCCAGTTCTTGTCATATCTGCTATTGCACAG AAATTGTGGCTTGCTGGCTTCTCAAGAGGAATCCAGGAAATGCATAGAAAGGCTTCGTTAGTGCTTGAAGATGCAGTGCGGAACATATACACTGTAGTAGCATTCTGTGCTGGGGATAAGATAATGGAACTGTACAGACTACATCTTGGCAAGATACTAAAACAAAGTCTTGTGCAAGGACTGGCTATAGGTTTTGGCTTTGGTCTCTCCCAGTTCCTTCTTTTTGCCTGCAATGCCCTGCTTCTTTGGTACACTGCTATTTCTGTTGACCAACAACGTCTGACAATAGCCACAGGACTAAAAGAGTACATTCTGTTTTCATTTGCATCATTCGCATTGGTGGAGCCATTTGGACTTGCACCTTACATTCTTAAAAGGAGGAAATCTCTTACGTCAGTATTTGAAATTATTGACCGTGAGCCAAAGATTGATCCTGATGATACCACCGGCTTGAAACCACCCAATGTCTACGGAAGCATTGAATTCAAGAATGTTGATTTCTCTTATCCTGCTCGCCCGGACATTCTTGTGCTGAGTAATTTTAATCTTAAAGTGAGTGTTGGGCAGACAGTTGCAGTTGTTGGGGTTTCAGGATCTGGGAAAAGCACCGTTATTTCTTTGATTGAGAGATTCTATGACCCTGTTTCTGGCCAAGTTCTACTGGATGGTCGAGATCTGAAATCATTTAACCTTAGATGGTTGCGTAGCCACATGGGACTGATTCAGCAAGATCCAGTTATTTTCTCAACGACCATAAGAGAAAACATTATTTATGCAAGGCACAATGCAACAGAGGCTGAGATGAAGGAAGCGGCAAGGATAGCAAATGCTCATCATTTCATCAGCAGCTTGCCACATGGATATGACACTCATGTGGGAATGAGAGGGGTTGATCTAACACCTGGGCAAAAGCAACgaattgccattgctagggtGGTTTTGAAGAATGCGCCTATATTGTTGTTGGATGAGGCCAGCTCTGCAATCGAGTCCGAATCAAGTAGAGTGGTACAAGAAGCTCTCGACACTCTGGTCATGGGTAACAAGACAACAATTCTCATTGCCCACAGGGCAgcaatgatgaagcatgtggatAACATTGTTGTCCTAAATGGTGGTAGGATAGTTGAGCAGGGCACACATGACTCTCTGATGGACCAGAACGGTCTATATGTTAGATTGATGCAACCCCATTTTGGCAAGGGCCTTCGCCAGCATCGGCTAATGTAA
- the LOC136547491 gene encoding ABC transporter B family member 20-like isoform X1, giving the protein MVPTGLFGWASPHVQPLTPVSEVSEPPESPSPYGDGPAGDAGVGAREGEGAGAGEEEVEDDEVEPPPAAVSFWRLFEFADGVDWALMAAGALAAAAHGAALVVYLHYFGRALNFLDSERVGSSLYGRSDELLRRFKEHALYIVFIAAGVFVAGWIEVSCWILTGERQTAVIRSKYVQVLLNQDMSFFDTYGNNGDIVSQVLSDVLLIQSAISEKVRPKCEVGNYIHNMATFVGGLIVGLLNCWQIALLTLATGPLIVAAGGISNIFLHRLAENIQDAYAEAASIAEQAISYVRTLYAFTNETLAKYSYATSLQATLRYGILISLVQGIGLGFTYGLAICSCALQLWVGRHLIHRKKADGGEVVVALFSVILSGLGLNQAATNFYSFEQGRIAAYRLYEMISRSTSSTNQEGTTLPQVQGNIEFRNVYFSYLSRPEIPILSGFFLTVPARKTVALVGRNGSGKSSIIPLMERFYDPTLGEVLLDGENIKNLKVEWLRSQIGLVTQEPALLSLSIRENIAYGRSATFDQIEEAAKTAHAHGFISSLEKGYETQVGRAGIALTDEQKIKISIARAVLSNPSILLLDEVTGGLDFEAEKAVQEALDVLMLGRSTIIIARRLCLIKNADYIAVMEEGHLVEMGTHDELLNLDGLYAELLRCEEATKLPKRMPTKNSRERKSLQIEDTSVSQYFQESSSPKMAKSPSLQRTHGMLQFWRSDTNRNSHDSPKDRSPPSEQTMDNGIPMVAIETERTPSIKRQDSFEMKLPDLPKVDVHPIQRQSSKNSEPDSPISPLLTSDPKNERSHSQTFSRPQSERDDTSSEQSELDEVQHQKPPSFWRLATLSIAEWPYALLGTIGAAIFGSFNPLLAYTIALIVSAYYQIEIRDMRHEVNRWCLFIVGMGVITVLVNWLQHFYFGIMGEKMTERIRRMMFSAMLRNEVGWFDKEENNADTLSMRLANDATFVRAAFSNRLSIFIQDTAAVSVALLIGMLLGWRVALVALATLPVLVISAIAQKLWLAGFSRGIQEMHRKASLVLEDAVRNIYTVVAFCAGDKIMELYRLHLGKILKQSLVQGLAIGFGFGLSQFLLFACNALLLWYTAISVDQQRLTIATGLKEYILFSFASFALVEPFGLAPYILKRRKSLTSVFEIIDREPKIDPDDTTGLKPPNVYGSIEFKNVDFSYPARPDILVLSNFNLKVSVGQTVAVVGVSGSGKSTVISLIERFYDPVSGQVLLDGRDLKSFNLRWLRSHMGLIQQDPVIFSTTIRENIIYARHNATEAEMKEAARIANAHHFISSLPHGYDTHVGMRGVDLTPGQKQRIAIARVVLKNAPILLLDEASSAIESESSRVVQEALDTLVMGNKTTILIAHRAAMMKHVDNIVVLNGGRIVEQGTHDSLMDQNGLYVRLMQPHFGKGLRQHRLM; this is encoded by the exons CATGCCTTGTATATTGTCTTTATTGCTGCTGGTGTTTTCGTTGCAGGATGGATAG AGGTATCATGTTGGATTCTAACCGGGGAACGGCAGACTGCTGTCATCAGATCAAAATATGTTCAGGTTTTGCTAAATCAAGACATGAGTTTTTTTGATACATATGGTAACAATGGAGATATTGTTAGTCAAGTGCTCAGTGATGTATTGCTCATTCAGTCAGCTATAAGCGAGAAAGTAAGACCAAAGTGTGAA GTTGGGAACTACATACATAATATGGCTACATTTGTTGGTGGTCTCATTGTTGGCCTTCTGAATTGTTGGCAAATAGCACTTCTAACTCTTGCCACTGGACCCTTGATTGTTGCAGCAGGAGGAATATCTAACATATTCCTTCATAGGCTGGCTGAAAACATTCAAGATGCATATGCCGAAGCGGCTAGCATTGCTGAACAG GCCATCTCATACGTCAGGACACTGTATGCTTTTACAAATGAAACTCTTGCAAAGTACTCCTATGCTACCTCACTTCAAGCCACACTTAGATATGGAATTCTGATTAGCCTTGTCCAAGGGATTGGTCTTGGATTTACATATGGACTCGCCATTTGCTCTTGTGCTTTGCAACTTTGGGTTGGAAGACATCTGATCCATCGCAAAAAAGCTGATGGTGGTGAAGTTGTGGTAGCTTTATTCTCTGTAATTCTGAGCGGCCT TGGTTTGAATCAAGCAGCTACAAACTTCTATTCATTTGAGCAAGGGCGCATTGCTGCTTATAGACTATATGAGATGATTAGTCGTTCAACTTCCAGCACCAATCAAGAAGGGACAACCTTACCCCAGGTGCAGGGGAATATTGAATTTCGAAATGTGTACTTTAGCTACCTGTCTCGTCCTGAAATCCCAATATTAAGTGGTTTCTTCCTCACTGTACCGGCGAGAAAAACTGTGGCACTTGTTGGTAGAAATGGCTCGGGGAAAAGCAGTATAATTCCTCTGATGGAGAGATTCTATGACCCAACATTAG GTGAAGTTCTTTTGGATGGGGAAAACATAAAAAATTTGAAAGTAGAATGGTTAAGAAGCCAAATTGGTCTGGTCACACAAGAACCAGCCTTATTGAGTTTGAGCATTCGGGAAAATATTGCTTATGGAAGATCTGCTACCTTTGATCAGATAGAAGAGGCAGCAAAAACAGCCCATGCCCATGGGTTCATCAGTTCACTTGAAAAGGGGTATGAAACCCAG GTTGGTCGAGCTGGTATAGCACTCACTGATGAACAGAAGATCAAAATTTCTATTGCTCGTGCTGTGCTTTCGAATCCATCCATTCTGTTGCTTGATGAGGTCACGGGAGGACTTGATTTTGAAGCTGAAAAGGCTGTACAAGAAGCATTAGATGTTCTCATGTTGGGAAGGTCAACCATTATAATTGCTAGACGTCTTTGCCTCATTAAAAATGCTGATTATATAGCTGTAATGGAGGAGGGTCATCTTGTTGAAATGGGGACACATGATGAACTTCTAAACTTGGATGGGCTGTACGCTGAGCTTTTAAGGTGTGAGGAAGCAACAAAACTTCCCAAAAG GATGCCTACCAAGAACAGCAGGGAGCGTAAGTCGCTCCAAATTGAGGACACATCAGTGAGCCAATACTTTCAAGAATCGTCCTCTCCTAAGATGGCAAAATCACCTTCACTACAAAGGACACATGGCATGCTTCAATTTTGGCGATCAGATACAAACAGAAACTCTCATGATTCACCAAAGGATCGAAGTCCACCTTCAGAACAAACTATGGACAACGGGATACCTATGGTTGCAATTGAAACTGAAAGAACACCGTCCATTAAGAGACAGGAtagttttgaaatgaaattaCCTGATCTTCCTAAAGTTGATGTCCATCCTATACAGCGGCAGTCATCTAAGAATTCAGAACCTGACTCACCCATATCTCCTCTTTTGACTTCTGATCCTAAGAATGAGCGTTCACATTCACAAACTTTTAGCAGACCACAGAGTGAACGAGATGATACGAGTTCTGAACAGAGTGAACTGGATGAGGTTCAGCACCAGAAACCTCCATCTTTTTGGCGtcttgcaacacttagtattgCTGAATGGCCTTATGCTCTTTTAGGTACAATTGGTGCTGCTATATTTGGCTCATTTAATCCACTGCTTGCTTACACAATAGCACTTATAGTGTCAGCATACTATCAAATAGAAATCCGTGATATGCGCCACGAAGTGAACAGATGGTGTTTATTCATAGTAGGCATGGGTGTTATTACAGTGCTGGTCAACTGGTTGCAACATTTCTATTTTGGAATAATGGGGGAGAAGATGACTGAGCGCATAAGAAGGATGATGTTCTCAG CAATGCTACGCAATGAAGTTGGATGGTTTGACAAAGAGGAGAACAATGCTGATACACTGTCCATGCGCCTCGCAAATGATGCTACATTTGTCCGTGCTGCCTTCAGTAACCGGCTTTCCATATTTATACAAGACACTGCTGCAGTATCTGTGGCCCTCCTTATTGGAATGTTGTTGGGATGGCGGGTGGCACTTGTTGCACTTGCAACTTTGCCAGTTCTTGTCATATCTGCTATTGCACAG AAATTGTGGCTTGCTGGCTTCTCAAGAGGAATCCAGGAAATGCATAGAAAGGCTTCGTTAGTGCTTGAAGATGCAGTGCGGAACATATACACTGTAGTAGCATTCTGTGCTGGGGATAAGATAATGGAACTGTACAGACTACATCTTGGCAAGATACTAAAACAAAGTCTTGTGCAAGGACTGGCTATAGGTTTTGGCTTTGGTCTCTCCCAGTTCCTTCTTTTTGCCTGCAATGCCCTGCTTCTTTGGTACACTGCTATTTCTGTTGACCAACAACGTCTGACAATAGCCACAGGACTAAAAGAGTACATTCTGTTTTCATTTGCATCATTCGCATTGGTGGAGCCATTTGGACTTGCACCTTACATTCTTAAAAGGAGGAAATCTCTTACGTCAGTATTTGAAATTATTGACCGTGAGCCAAAGATTGATCCTGATGATACCACCGGCTTGAAACCACCCAATGTCTACGGAAGCATTGAATTCAAGAATGTTGATTTCTCTTATCCTGCTCGCCCGGACATTCTTGTGCTGAGTAATTTTAATCTTAAAGTGAGTGTTGGGCAGACAGTTGCAGTTGTTGGGGTTTCAGGATCTGGGAAAAGCACCGTTATTTCTTTGATTGAGAGATTCTATGACCCTGTTTCTGGCCAAGTTCTACTGGATGGTCGAGATCTGAAATCATTTAACCTTAGATGGTTGCGTAGCCACATGGGACTGATTCAGCAAGATCCAGTTATTTTCTCAACGACCATAAGAGAAAACATTATTTATGCAAGGCACAATGCAACAGAGGCTGAGATGAAGGAAGCGGCAAGGATAGCAAATGCTCATCATTTCATCAGCAGCTTGCCACATGGATATGACACTCATGTGGGAATGAGAGGGGTTGATCTAACACCTGGGCAAAAGCAACgaattgccattgctagggtGGTTTTGAAGAATGCGCCTATATTGTTGTTGGATGAGGCCAGCTCTGCAATCGAGTCCGAATCAAGTAGAGTGGTACAAGAAGCTCTCGACACTCTGGTCATGGGTAACAAGACAACAATTCTCATTGCCCACAGGGCAgcaatgatgaagcatgtggatAACATTGTTGTCCTAAATGGTGGTAGGATAGTTGAGCAGGGCACACATGACTCTCTGATGGACCAGAACGGTCTATATGTTAGATTGATGCAACCCCATTTTGGCAAGGGCCTTCGCCAGCATCGGCTAATGTAA